TTTTTGTCATTATCAGGATAAGAAGATTCCTTCTGAACATGAAGATCCTTTTCAAAAGACAATTGAGAGTGGATGATTGTGTATGTAGATGGATGTCGGGTATCATGTTTCTTAAACTTGTTCTTCTTGGATAGGCCACCACCGATGCAAGTCTGGTGTCGGTGGATGAATAAGTTAAAATAAAGTTATGTTGTTTAGGGGTAGAAGATGTGTTACTGGGAAAAAACAGCAGAAGACATGGTAATGAAAAGtatgaatttgtaaattttactaAGAAAATGAGAGTTGCAGGAAAGCTTCGGGAAGACCCAGAGAAGAAAATTTGTAAAGGTGAAGATAAAGGTGGTGAAAAGGGAAGAAGTTTATAGGCAGCACAATGCAAGGCCATCACACCTAGCTAACTGACGAAAATAATTATCGAATCACACGTCAACTCGTATTCGGCTAATTAAATACAAAGAGTTGTGCGTCCTTTCAAGTGTTAGAAACCGTTCAAGAACTTTCTCGTCAAGAAAAGAGAAAGTCTTATCTACTTCATGGTCATATCAAGTTGAGTCATCTgaaagtagggggactatctATATTGGGTAAAATTAATAGATGATAGGTGGATCGTCGAATTGACATGTGGCAGTAAAGACAGGTAGGATATGAGTCAGCAAATAGCTGACACCAGGTATAAATATGTGATCGAGGTGTTGTATAAGCTCCGAAGgaatcaaaattgaagaagagaaTTTGGAATCGAGGTACCAGTTGGAGAAGACAACATTAAAGGAGCAGTCGTTACAAAGAATCATAGCATTTACTatgggtgttcataaaaatccgaaaacccgaaccaaaccaaaaatcaaaccaaaccgaccaaaaaaatcgatactttttggtttggttttggttttgaaatttaaaaaccgatcaaatttggtttggttttggttttaattaaaaaaaaaaaatcgaaccaaaccgaatataagagtagctattttaaatttattattacacctctatatatatacacacacttttatacaaagttttaaaatttttatagtaaatattaatcgtttgcacttttagtacagttctttacctttacattctagtttaattggtaattttcttttgttaagtgtaaaaatgtatttcatgttaaaataatatatttttaattgagtccttaaattattcatcactatttgattcaattattatcaatatatcttggtaaataatagatttctcaaagggtaattgatttgatagtgttgcGTTGAAAATGTGTTCGCTGATATGTgtatttggtagtgtatgtcttatatttaagaaaaaaacgacaaataaccgaaaaaatcgaaaaatcgaCATAAACCGAagagaaaaaaccgacttaattggtttggtttggttctaaatttgaaaaaccgacttaatggtttggtttctttttagggaaaaaccgatccaaaccgaaccatgaacacccctagtaTTTACTATCAATCGTTATGCAACTATCAAGATGGTCTTTATTCATCTTAAAGAGGAGCATGATTTGGGGATTTTGTCTTCCCTAATTTTGGCAATCAATAGATTGAAGGACAAAAAATACTTGTATGAAAAAAGACTATTACTCTTTCTTATTATGTAAAACTTTACTCTGCTAATATTAAGTTTTCAACATTGTTCTTGTCTCCGGAGATGTCAATTTAAAAGCTCAGGTTTGTCTCTTCTTCAATTATTCTTATTTTACTCGCTTTTGCTCttcattattttatttcttcAGATCAACTTAATCTGCATATCTATAAATCACGTTGCAAATTCAACCGTactattttacgggtaaacaattGTAGCTCAAGATATGTCAAATGTACTATGTTCAATCATATCATCTGAAAATACATTTAGGCAATAAAAACTGCAACTCAATGAATGAGTATATACATTAACTGGATGAACATTGAATATGCTTGTCTACTACACAGATGTGGTCAACATGAATCAAATGACAGATCCATAACAAAATTGTCAATTCTAGTTTTGAAGATATGTGTGATATGCATAACTAAGtacttttatttgtatttttttaaaaagaaaatagaaatatTAAATTAATACTAAACTTGTTCCACCATATTACATTCCATAGCGATGTCCGCTTAAGACTTTTAGATTACCTATACTTGATAGCATATTACATGCATTGTTAGATAACTGCTTAACAAAAATAACGACACCAAGTTTATCTTTTTTCTAATGCATGGTTAACACAAATGGGAGGCCTTGCAAAGCATGTGATCTTGTTCAACTTAGACTGATGAGAAGCTTTGTTTGTTGATATGTGTGCGACTTTATTTCCTTAACGGAAGGTATATCTAATTTCTAGGAGTCTCTGTTGCAGCATAAACAATCTGCAACCACAAATAAGATCGTTAAAATAGTATATAATTCTTGGTGATACTAGAGTCATCAACACATAGAAATTTATACTCTACAATATAGTGAAGAATATTTTGTGTAGCCATAGATAAAGCCATGTTAGTTTGATTGTTCTCGTTCCTATTAATCCACTGATTCCATGGTATAAAAAGGGAAGAACTCTGATCAATTAACATCGAAATTAGATGTGTGTAAATTTAGATCTCTTACCGAACAAAGCCAATGAGTAGTGATAAGAATAGTTATGTTGGGCATCCTAACTTAGACCAGAATAATTTAGCAATAGAACAATAGAAGAAAACATGATTTATAGTTTATGTAGAAGCATGCACACAAGACATATTGCATCAATATTAATACCTAAGTGATGAAGATAAGATCCACATGGAAGCCTTTCATGAAAATACTGCCATAAGAAAAACTTAATTTTATTGGGACAATTTACATTCAAAATCCAAGTGAAGACTTTGTTCGAAGAGTAGGGGCCATCAATAATTTTATAATAGGACTTCGTACTAAAGAGACCATTACTGTTGCCATACCAAGTAAGAATATGGCTGGTTCAATTTTTCAAGGGTAGTGGAATGATACACAAATTATTGAAAATATTATTAGGTAGATTGAAGGATATTTTAGATAGGCTCCATTTATTATTCTTACACGACTCTTCTATTCTGAGAGAGATATCACTTTTGGTCAAAGGACCTTCAATACAACTTCTAAGGCATGGAACATTTGGGATCCATCTGGATATCCAAATATCCAAATTAGATTTGGCTTTTGGTAGCCAAAGAATCCCAAGATTGCAGTAATTCCACCCTCTAAGAATACTACTTCAAATAATGGATGTATTGATTTTAATTTTCCTAAATGTATGGTTATTAATAAGGACCTTGACTCACGATGTATAAGAGTAGTGTAAGAGTCACCAAGTTAAACTAGTTAGATTTTTTTTGATTTGGCAAACCTTATGCCCAACCCTCAACCTCTGTATCTTTTTGAAGTACATTCCAATTAAGTATATGTATGCctcattttttttaagattaaggcGTTTGAATTTGAATTCACATCTGAATTATAAGATGTATATTAAGATTAGAATGCTTGagtctgaatacacatctgaatattaaAATTTGAATACTAAATGATTAAGACTGTTTATTTTTTCAACATCTGAATGTGAAAAAACTATCTTTACTTAATAAACATAAATTCAGATAAAATACCATTTAACCTTATATTATGTTAACAAAATACTTTTTGAATAATAATATGGTAGTTGGTGGTGGCGATGGCTAATGATGGTGCTTGTGAATGCCCACTAAAGAAAATGATTGGTTGCGATTTTGGTTGGTTGTAGTGGTTCTGGATAGTTTATAATGGTGGACATTGATGACTATGGTTGATGATGGTGGTGCGAGTGGTTAGTGGTGGCGGTTAAGGTGGACGGGCGGGTGGTTGTGTTTGAGGATGATGGTCGTGGGAGTGATAGTTTATAATTGATACTAAACCATACACAAACATGTGTTAATAAATCTAGAGGATTTCTGGTATTGAATTTATATTTCATGtgcaaaaagaattaaaaaatccaataaaataaaaaaccaaaaCCGAATCATAAATACTCCGGAACACGAAATTCACTTTTGAATTACCGCCAACCAAAGAAAAAGCGgaaaacttttcaaaatttcaaatcatTCCTCAAGACACTTCGCCTTTAAGTTCCCAACAATTCTTCGCCGTCGATTCATATCCAACATCAACGGCTATAATTCATGATCCGCGTCATTCCATCAGGACCAATAACAACTCTCCTCCAAACCACTATATAATTAAACCCCTCACTCCAAATCTCTTCACAAATTCACCTTCAAGTCCTCAAATTTCTCATACTCTCTCTCTCATATTTTATTTCTCTCTCATATTTTATTTCTCTCTCTAGAGTATTCACAATGGCACCAAAAGCCGAGAAGAAGCCCGCTGAGAAAAAGCCAGCAGTGGAGAAGGCACCAGCAGCAGCGGCAGCAGAGAAGAAGCCAAAGGCAGGGAAGAAGCTTCCCAAGGACGGCGCTGGAGCAGCTGCAGGagacaagaagaagaagagggtaaAGAAGTCAGTTGAAACTTACAAGATCTACATTTTCAAGGTGTTGAAACAGGTTCACCCTGATATCGGTATCTCCAGTAAGGCTATGGGGATCATGAACAGCTTTATTAATGATATTTTTGAGAAGCTGGCTCAGGAATCTTCTAGATTGGCCCGTTACAACAAGAAGCCTACTATCACTTCTCGTGAGATTCAGACTGCTGTGAGACTTGTGCTTCCTGGTGAATTGGCTAAGCATGCTGTTTCTGAGGGTACCAAGGCTGTTACTAAATTTACTAGCTCTTAATCAATTTTAGAGTTTGTGTTTTGATTAGGGTTTGTAGATGTAAAGAATTGTCCAGTTAGGGTTGCATTTGAAATTTGTGGTATGTAATGGACATCTATATCAAGAAGGAAGAATTTTCAGTTTTCTCTGTTAAATTTACTTGGTTttgaattttgacattttttgtaCTTTTAATCGTTTTGGATGGTGGAAAGGCTGTTACCAGATATACCAGATCTTAATcaattttagggttttgttttatCTTGGGTTTTGAGGATTCTATGTGTACACATTGACAAATTAGGGTTTCTATTGAACTTGGATAGCTATAGTGAATGAAGAATTTTTATGTATCTCTATTAAAATTTGTttggtttagaattgtgatgttttaggttttgtgtgttttttttacatgttttgccTTGTGCGGTTTCAACTTTGTCTGGATCTTGATATGTTGTTTTGATGGAGAGAATTGACATTGGTTCAATGGCTTCAATGTCCTTTAGGTGATTCCCTGAACAAGATTCTGGTATCTGTTGACTGTTCAATTAGTGAA
This sequence is a window from Nicotiana sylvestris chromosome 3, ASM39365v2, whole genome shotgun sequence. Protein-coding genes within it:
- the LOC104244716 gene encoding histone H2B-like, with the translated sequence MAPKAEKKPAEKKPAVEKAPAAAAAEKKPKAGKKLPKDGAGAAAGDKKKKRVKKSVETYKIYIFKVLKQVHPDIGISSKAMGIMNSFINDIFEKLAQESSRLARYNKKPTITSREIQTAVRLVLPGELAKHAVSEGTKAVTKFTSS